In Anaerolineales bacterium, one DNA window encodes the following:
- a CDS encoding NBR1-Ig-like domain-containing protein yields MKPAPFALLVWILGAALAACNLTAPSPSDPGALSTSAAKTVEAVLSPAASPAASQPAVPNTSAPPSPAASPSAAQDCAENTSITSWTRDGIAYEHQEVDRPLAAGTAFIMSWVVQNSGTCVWNDGYRMVFRSGERLTQADSLPVMPVGYEVRPGESLTITVQMTAPSAPGEYESSFSLADAAGENALNVGVLTTVGTPSSGKLSAPGDLRYTYDCTTGVVDITLIWLDKAANEDGYRVYRDGVKLADLPAASTTYDDIVPASGTYLYTVASFNLGGESPANVQVQTSNCK; encoded by the coding sequence ATGAAACCCGCCCCCTTTGCCCTGCTCGTATGGATCCTTGGCGCCGCCCTCGCCGCCTGTAACCTCACTGCGCCTTCCCCGTCCGATCCCGGCGCCCTCTCCACCTCGGCCGCCAAAACCGTCGAAGCCGTGCTTTCTCCCGCGGCTTCACCCGCCGCATCACAGCCTGCTGTCCCGAACACCTCCGCGCCCCCATCGCCGGCTGCCTCCCCGTCCGCCGCGCAGGACTGCGCCGAGAACACCTCCATCACCTCTTGGACGCGCGACGGCATCGCCTATGAGCATCAGGAAGTGGATCGTCCCCTCGCTGCGGGGACCGCCTTCATCATGTCCTGGGTCGTTCAGAACAGCGGCACCTGCGTTTGGAACGACGGCTACCGCATGGTCTTCCGCTCCGGCGAACGGCTCACGCAAGCAGACTCCCTGCCCGTCATGCCGGTGGGATACGAAGTCCGCCCCGGGGAATCCCTCACCATCACAGTCCAAATGACGGCTCCTTCCGCGCCCGGAGAGTACGAGTCCTCTTTCAGCCTGGCTGACGCTGCAGGGGAAAACGCCCTCAACGTCGGCGTATTGACCACCGTCGGCACCCCGTCCTCCGGGAAATTATCCGCCCCCGGGGACCTGCGCTACACCTACGATTGCACCACGGGCGTTGTGGACATCACCCTCATCTGGCTGGATAAAGCCGCTAACGAAGATGGCTACCGCGTCTATCGTGACGGGGTAAAACTGGCTGACCTCCCGGCCGCTTCCACCACCTATGACGACATCGTCCCCGCTTCCGGCACCTACCTATATACCGTGGCCTCCTTCAACCTTGGCGGCGAATCCCCCGCGAACGTCCAGGTACAGACCTCCAATTGCAAGTGA
- a CDS encoding IS3 family transposase, with the protein MRYKFIREHCQEYSVKRMCQVLGVTRSGYYAWQPEAVGPREVENRILVEQIRAEYKLSRETYGSPRIQAGLQRRGFACGRHRVARLMRREGIRPQKRRRWRPITTQRQPGVIPAPNYLNQDFSASAANQKWVSDFTYIDTAEGWLYLAVVLDLFSRKVVGWAMAAQMDATLVEAALDMALQGRQPQASLLHHSDQGSQYTSAAYQSSLADAHIQASMSRVGNCYDNAVAESFFATLKVECVTSQFATQAVARTTIFEYIEVWYNRQRLHSSLGYLSPVEFEQQSGL; encoded by the coding sequence ATGAGATACAAATTCATTCGGGAGCATTGCCAGGAGTATAGCGTCAAGCGGATGTGCCAGGTATTGGGTGTGACGCGAAGTGGGTACTATGCCTGGCAGCCAGAAGCAGTCGGTCCGCGAGAGGTGGAGAATCGGATTCTGGTGGAGCAGATCCGGGCAGAATACAAACTGAGTCGCGAGACCTATGGCAGTCCGCGCATCCAGGCGGGTCTACAACGCAGAGGGTTCGCCTGTGGACGACATCGAGTCGCACGTTTGATGCGGAGAGAAGGAATTCGCCCTCAAAAACGAAGGCGCTGGCGTCCCATAACTACGCAGCGCCAGCCAGGTGTGATCCCAGCACCGAATTATCTGAACCAGGATTTTTCTGCCAGCGCGGCAAACCAGAAATGGGTGAGCGATTTCACCTACATTGATACCGCGGAAGGTTGGTTATATTTAGCAGTGGTTCTGGATTTGTTTTCACGAAAAGTAGTAGGCTGGGCGATGGCTGCACAAATGGATGCAACCCTTGTCGAGGCAGCCCTGGACATGGCTTTACAAGGACGACAACCGCAGGCAAGCCTGTTACATCATTCCGATCAAGGCAGTCAATATACCAGTGCCGCTTATCAAAGCAGTTTAGCAGATGCACATATTCAGGCGAGTATGAGCCGAGTTGGAAATTGTTATGACAATGCGGTGGCAGAAAGTTTCTTTGCTACCCTCAAGGTGGAGTGTGTGACCTCTCAATTTGCAACGCAAGCAGTAGCTCGAACAACGATTTTTGAATACATTGAGGTTTGGTACAATCGCCAACGCTTGCACTCTTCACTTGGCTACCTCAGCCCGGTTGAGTTTGAGCAACAATCTGGACTTTAA
- a CDS encoding transposase — MDEKKTRYRKYTEEFKLEALELLKSSGKSAGQIERDLGITPGLLVKWRDRYQVISQGTNPMHLEVSDFEAAKREIKRLQRRLAEVEEEREILKKTINIFSRENQ; from the coding sequence ATGGACGAAAAGAAAACAAGGTATCGGAAGTACACCGAAGAGTTCAAATTAGAGGCTCTGGAACTTTTGAAGAGCAGCGGAAAGAGTGCCGGGCAAATTGAACGCGATTTGGGGATCACGCCCGGACTGCTGGTGAAATGGCGCGATCGATACCAAGTGATATCCCAAGGGACAAACCCAATGCACTTGGAAGTTAGTGACTTTGAAGCTGCCAAGCGTGAGATCAAACGCTTGCAACGACGGTTGGCAGAAGTGGAAGAAGAGCGCGAGATCCTAAAAAAAACAATCAACATTTTCTCCCGGGAAAACCAATGA
- a CDS encoding carboxypeptidase-like regulatory domain-containing protein: MAKKEPAAVTSAKIARVGIIIAATLGLFGVIFTNYWQSIRNPTDQITEYFGRVIDINTLQPVSNAKITLNFKDVPPVVYTDSEGIYRFEVEIESKISGQIWVDAENYQPYTRHITISAESTNLEDIRLTPSDAQTITTPPTENTLSPAIQVMDQYYQYINNAAIDNDLSRAWGLMTRKLQCNPSDQCNFETYKNYWWDLQVHYKLYDCGSNIIDAELNYFLRGLQPLEDITPVYFQYTLTEEVGQLKLYSAENIDGISAYCPLAVTYP; encoded by the coding sequence ATGGCAAAAAAAGAGCCAGCAGCTGTTACATCTGCAAAAATTGCTAGGGTAGGCATAATCATTGCCGCCACCCTCGGACTATTCGGGGTGATATTTACAAACTACTGGCAAAGTATTCGAAATCCGACTGATCAGATCACCGAGTATTTTGGTCGTGTCATTGATATAAATACACTGCAACCTGTTTCAAACGCAAAAATAACTTTGAACTTCAAAGATGTCCCGCCTGTTGTTTACACCGACTCGGAGGGAATTTATCGATTCGAGGTTGAAATCGAATCGAAAATAAGCGGTCAAATTTGGGTTGATGCTGAAAATTATCAGCCATATACAAGGCATATAACGATCTCGGCAGAAAGCACCAATTTGGAAGATATTAGATTAACCCCTTCGGACGCCCAGACAATCACAACACCCCCGACGGAGAACACTTTGTCGCCTGCAATTCAAGTCATGGATCAATACTATCAATACATAAATAACGCGGCAATTGACAACGATCTTTCAAGAGCATGGGGTCTTATGACAAGAAAGTTGCAGTGCAATCCCAGTGATCAGTGTAATTTCGAAACTTATAAAAATTATTGGTGGGATTTGCAAGTTCACTATAAATTGTACGATTGTGGTTCAAATATTATTGATGCAGAACTAAATTATTTCTTAAGAGGACTTCAACCCTTAGAAGATATTACGCCCGTTTATTTCCAATATACCCTGACTGAGGAAGTTGGACAATTAAAGCTATACAGCGCAGAAAATATCGATGGTATCAGCGCCTATTGTCCACTGGCGGTTACTTATCCGTGA
- a CDS encoding nucleotidyl transferase AbiEii/AbiGii toxin family protein, giving the protein MTALFWETISGDMRVVLDGFFRTAIGSRFYLAGWTALALQLGHRRSVDLDFFSPTEDIPAIRAALEESLSAYRPVLADSAWGNLVYLAGDVRMGFYGYGLPLVRPPAEMENLRLASMEDIALMKLDALLSRAARKDFYDLYFICQKIPLRNVLALAPQKYENVRDFEVQTVKRLIYFEHAEADIDPVLLQPVSWRAVKEYFMEQAQEIGTGWLQG; this is encoded by the coding sequence ATGACGGCATTATTTTGGGAAACCATCAGCGGGGATATGCGGGTCGTTCTGGACGGTTTCTTCCGGACTGCGATCGGCTCCCGGTTTTACCTGGCAGGCTGGACGGCACTCGCCCTGCAGCTTGGGCATCGCCGCTCCGTCGACCTTGATTTTTTCTCCCCAACCGAGGATATTCCAGCCATCCGCGCCGCTCTCGAAGAATCATTATCCGCTTATCGTCCCGTATTGGCGGATTCGGCCTGGGGCAATCTGGTCTATCTGGCGGGGGATGTGCGTATGGGTTTTTATGGATACGGTTTGCCGCTTGTCCGGCCTCCTGCAGAAATGGAAAACCTGCGCCTTGCCTCCATGGAAGACATTGCGTTGATGAAGCTGGATGCCCTGCTTTCGCGGGCGGCGCGCAAGGACTTTTACGATCTATATTTCATCTGCCAAAAGATCCCGCTGCGCAACGTATTGGCATTGGCCCCCCAAAAATATGAAAACGTCCGCGACTTTGAAGTGCAAACGGTAAAGCGGCTGATCTATTTTGAGCATGCAGAAGCGGATATCGATCCTGTACTACTGCAACCCGTTTCCTGGCGGGCGGTAAAGGAATATTTTATGGAACAGGCGCAGGAAATCGGCACGGGCTGGCTGCAAGGTTGA
- a CDS encoding type II toxin-antitoxin system HicA family toxin, whose protein sequence is MPDLPRLSGKEIVRALEKLGFAQARQRGSHVMMKKSTPEGSIGCVVPMHNEVAIGTLSSILKQAKISAEEFIKAAK, encoded by the coding sequence ATGCCTGACCTGCCGCGTCTTTCGGGGAAAGAAATTGTCCGCGCGCTGGAGAAATTGGGCTTCGCTCAAGCCCGTCAGCGCGGAAGCCACGTTATGATGAAAAAATCCACGCCGGAAGGGAGTATCGGCTGTGTCGTCCCCATGCACAATGAAGTGGCAATCGGCACATTGAGCAGTATTCTCAAACAGGCAAAAATTTCAGCCGAAGAATTTATCAAAGCTGCCAAATAG
- a CDS encoding phosphotransferase, which produces MDSKITARYNDKILQEAMLRYGITAGQIQAIDTFESFIYKFERNGAGYILRIGHSIRKSEAQIQGEVNWINHLARGGVSVAQAIPSLRGKLVEVMDDDLGGQFLATAFVHAKGQRPWDAGWTPARFENYGHLLGRMHALAVEYQPAPGTRRPEWGMPPVSISSSSTCLRPSPSRIGNTNPCWGISAACQRIKPRTDSFIRTPTKTTSSWMPMAG; this is translated from the coding sequence ATGGATTCAAAAATCACCGCCCGCTACAACGACAAAATATTGCAGGAAGCCATGCTTCGGTATGGCATCACGGCAGGTCAAATCCAGGCCATTGACACATTCGAGAGCTTTATCTACAAATTCGAGCGCAATGGGGCAGGCTATATCCTGCGCATTGGTCACAGCATTCGCAAAAGCGAGGCTCAAATTCAAGGCGAGGTGAATTGGATCAACCATCTGGCGCGCGGCGGCGTGTCCGTTGCGCAGGCGATCCCCTCGCTGCGTGGAAAACTGGTCGAGGTCATGGACGATGACCTCGGCGGGCAATTTTTAGCGACGGCATTTGTACATGCCAAAGGTCAACGCCCATGGGACGCCGGCTGGACCCCTGCGCGCTTCGAGAACTACGGTCACCTGCTTGGGCGGATGCATGCCCTGGCAGTGGAGTACCAACCTGCACCCGGGACGCGGCGGCCGGAATGGGGGATGCCGCCGGTTTCGATTTCATCGAGCAGTACCTGCCTGCGTCCGAGTCCATCGCGCATCGGGAATACAAATCCCTGCTGGGGCATATCCGCAGCCTGCCAAAGGATAAAACCTCGTACGGACTCATTCATCAGGACGCCCACCAAAACAACTTCTTCATGGATGCCGATGGCAGGCTGA
- a CDS encoding nucleotidyltransferase domain-containing protein: MKKLKIKIPKTKLAEFCKRWNVSEFAIFGSALSADFRPDSDVDVLVTFVPQAHVTLFDMVHMQEELKAIFGREVDLVSKRGVENSRNYIRRKNILDSAQVIHVAG; encoded by the coding sequence ATGAAGAAACTGAAGATCAAGATACCCAAGACAAAGTTGGCCGAGTTTTGCAAACGCTGGAATGTTTCAGAATTTGCCATTTTCGGTTCAGCCTTAAGCGCTGATTTCCGTCCCGACAGCGATGTGGATGTTTTGGTAACGTTTGTGCCACAGGCGCATGTGACCTTGTTCGATATGGTTCACATGCAGGAAGAGTTGAAAGCCATTTTCGGGCGCGAAGTGGATCTGGTCAGCAAGCGCGGTGTGGAAAACAGCCGCAACTATATTAGACGAAAGAACATACTCGACTCGGCGCAGGTGATCCATGTCGCGGGATGA
- a CDS encoding phosphotransferase — protein sequence MLGHIRSLPKDKTSYGLIHQDAHQNNFFMDADGRLTLFDFDDCAYSWLISDIAIVLFYISMDAEELGYRSVPDFTREFMTHFLRGYRRAYTLDPRWLKEIPAFLKLRELELYAVVFRDFDIQEAEHWSLEGFLRSPGFDVHNNGHMWIANFMRGRKFRIEQGLPFIDFDFESLAACLAT from the coding sequence CTGCTGGGGCATATCCGCAGCCTGCCAAAGGATAAAACCTCGTACGGACTCATTCATCAGGACGCCCACCAAAACAACTTCTTCATGGATGCCGATGGCAGGCTGACCCTCTTCGACTTCGACGACTGCGCCTACAGCTGGCTGATCAGCGATATTGCGATCGTGCTGTTTTATATCTCGATGGATGCCGAAGAGCTGGGCTACCGCTCCGTCCCTGACTTTACCCGTGAGTTCATGACCCATTTCCTGCGCGGGTATCGCCGCGCGTATACGCTGGATCCACGCTGGTTGAAGGAAATTCCCGCGTTCCTGAAACTGCGCGAACTCGAACTCTACGCCGTCGTCTTTCGGGATTTTGACATCCAGGAGGCGGAGCACTGGTCATTGGAAGGTTTCCTGCGCAGTCCCGGCTTCGACGTCCATAACAATGGCCACATGTGGATCGCCAACTTCATGCGCGGGCGCAAATTCCGCATCGAGCAGGGCCTGCCCTTCATTGACTTTGATTTTGAGTCTTTGGCCGCCTGCCTCGCTACGTGA
- the alaS gene encoding alanine--tRNA ligase — MTKTPTGNQIRQDFIDFFVEHGHTVVPSMSLVPGGDATLLFTNSGMVQFKDVFLGTDKKPYTRAVDSQKCMRVAGKHNDLDDVGRDDTHHTFFEMLGNWSFGDYYKKDAIAWSWQLLTDVWGLPKDKLYATCFEDDMGDIPRDDEAAELWKAQPGFNPDHVLFFGRKENFWQMAEFGPCGPCSEIHIDLGEERDNLRGTDHLCGVNGECTRFLELWNNVFIQYNLFDDGRLEPLPAKHVDTGMGFERIVSVLQGVDSNYKTDLFTGSLDVLRSLTGHSEKEMLADFTPYRVIADHVRSAAFLIADGVVPGNAGRNYITRMIIRRAARFGTKIGLNEPFLAKAAQAVVDYYGDFYPELEKSKTAIFDNLTREEVRFARTVEAGTAHLENLLSEIRSANKTSLDGRKAFDLYATYGLPFEISRDIAREQGLDVDEAGFNEARETHAKASGGGKAMGALGGEDAEFFAGILKDLQSNKKLGPNGVEYDPYDHMRVEGEVLALIVDGKSVASASLDDQVEVILPKTGFYIEAGGQVDDTGYIRSLPLHSQNLGADGGGQGWEIEVTGMRRASAGVLVHIGEVISGQPKVGDKCVAEVDMSRRHDIMRNHTATHLLHKALHEVLSDQARQAGSLVAPTHLRFDFNHPEAMSAEQIERVERMVNEAIAADMPVAKETRSLEEAKKEGAMALFGEKYGETVRTISIMADNGSKLPDSKKYSYELCGGTHLERTSDIGAFLILSEGSAAAGIRRIEAVTGRGAYDLVHRRFKALKRAAGTLKSAVDEVPIKVEALQEEVSELKRELAGLRAQSALAAFQSLLSAVQTVKDVNVLGVEIPNVDLDTLRMLADKFREKHPKNGAAVLVTGAAVIATVTEDVVKRGVKAGDLITGIGGKGGGRPNLAQGSLAGDVKEALAKLPKVVEGKLK; from the coding sequence ATGACCAAAACACCCACCGGCAACCAGATCCGCCAGGACTTCATAGACTTCTTCGTCGAGCACGGTCACACCGTCGTGCCGTCCATGTCGCTTGTGCCCGGCGGCGACGCCACACTGCTCTTCACCAACTCCGGTATGGTGCAGTTCAAGGATGTCTTCCTCGGCACCGACAAAAAGCCCTACACCCGCGCCGTGGATTCGCAGAAGTGCATGCGCGTGGCGGGCAAGCACAACGACCTCGACGACGTCGGGCGTGACGACACGCATCACACCTTTTTTGAAATGCTCGGTAACTGGTCGTTCGGCGATTACTACAAGAAGGACGCCATCGCCTGGTCGTGGCAGCTGCTCACCGACGTGTGGGGCCTGCCCAAGGATAAACTCTACGCCACCTGTTTCGAAGATGACATGGGCGACATTCCGCGCGACGACGAAGCCGCCGAACTCTGGAAGGCGCAGCCCGGCTTCAATCCCGACCATGTGTTGTTCTTCGGGCGCAAGGAAAACTTCTGGCAGATGGCGGAGTTCGGTCCCTGCGGCCCGTGCTCCGAGATCCACATCGACCTCGGCGAGGAGCGCGACAACCTGCGCGGCACCGACCACCTGTGCGGCGTGAACGGCGAATGCACGCGCTTCCTCGAACTGTGGAACAACGTCTTCATCCAATACAACCTCTTCGACGACGGTCGCCTCGAGCCGCTGCCCGCCAAACATGTGGACACCGGCATGGGCTTCGAGCGCATCGTCTCCGTGCTGCAGGGCGTCGACTCCAATTACAAGACCGACCTATTCACGGGTTCGCTCGATGTCCTGCGCAGCCTGACCGGCCATTCGGAAAAGGAAATGCTGGCCGACTTCACGCCCTACCGCGTCATCGCCGACCATGTCCGCTCGGCGGCCTTCCTGATCGCCGACGGCGTGGTGCCCGGCAACGCGGGCCGCAATTACATCACCCGCATGATCATCCGTCGCGCCGCGCGCTTCGGCACCAAGATCGGCTTGAACGAACCCTTCCTTGCCAAGGCGGCGCAGGCGGTGGTGGACTACTACGGCGATTTTTATCCCGAACTGGAAAAAAGCAAAACCGCCATTTTCGACAACCTGACCCGCGAGGAAGTCCGCTTCGCGCGCACGGTGGAGGCTGGTACAGCCCACCTGGAGAACCTGCTCTCTGAGATCCGCTCTGCCAATAAAACCAGCCTGGACGGGCGCAAAGCCTTCGACCTGTACGCCACCTACGGCCTGCCCTTCGAGATCAGCCGCGACATCGCCCGCGAGCAGGGCCTCGACGTGGACGAAGCCGGTTTCAACGAAGCCCGCGAAACTCACGCCAAAGCCTCGGGCGGCGGCAAAGCCATGGGGGCGCTCGGCGGCGAGGATGCGGAATTCTTTGCAGGAATTCTCAAAGACCTGCAATCCAATAAGAAACTCGGCCCGAACGGCGTGGAGTACGATCCCTACGATCATATGCGCGTGGAAGGCGAGGTCCTCGCGTTGATCGTGGACGGCAAATCCGTTGCCTCCGCCTCGCTCGACGACCAGGTGGAAGTCATCCTGCCGAAGACCGGTTTCTATATTGAAGCCGGCGGCCAGGTGGATGACACGGGATACATTAGATCACTCCCCCTGCATTCGCAGAATTTGGGGGCAGACGGAGGGGGGCAGGGTTGGGAGATCGAAGTGACCGGCATGCGCCGCGCCTCCGCGGGCGTGCTCGTTCACATTGGCGAGGTCATTTCAGGCCAGCCCAAAGTGGGTGACAAATGCGTCGCCGAGGTGGATATGTCCCGCCGTCACGACATCATGCGCAATCACACCGCCACACACCTGCTGCACAAGGCGCTGCACGAGGTGCTCAGCGACCAGGCCCGGCAGGCGGGTTCGCTGGTCGCCCCCACGCACCTGCGCTTCGACTTCAACCATCCCGAAGCCATGAGCGCCGAGCAGATCGAGCGCGTCGAGCGCATGGTCAACGAAGCCATTGCCGCCGACATGCCCGTGGCCAAGGAGACCCGGTCGCTGGAGGAAGCCAAAAAGGAGGGCGCGATGGCGCTCTTCGGCGAGAAGTACGGCGAGACCGTGCGCACGATCTCCATTATGGCGGATAACGGGAGCAAGCTCCCTGACTCCAAAAAATATTCCTACGAACTGTGCGGCGGCACGCACCTCGAACGCACCTCCGATATCGGCGCATTTCTCATCCTAAGTGAAGGCTCCGCAGCGGCGGGTATCCGCCGCATCGAAGCTGTCACCGGGCGCGGCGCCTATGACCTCGTCCACAGGCGCTTCAAGGCCTTGAAGCGGGCCGCGGGAACGTTGAAATCCGCCGTGGATGAAGTCCCCATCAAGGTGGAAGCCCTGCAGGAGGAGGTCTCTGAATTAAAGAGGGAACTCGCCGGCCTGCGCGCCCAGTCCGCGCTTGCGGCCTTCCAGTCCCTGCTCTCGGCCGTGCAGACCGTAAAGGATGTCAACGTGCTGGGTGTGGAGATTCCCAATGTGGACCTGGACACCCTGCGCATGCTGGCCGATAAGTTCCGTGAGAAACATCCGAAGAACGGGGCGGCGGTGCTGGTCACCGGCGCAGCCGTCATCGCCACCGTGACCGAGGACGTGGTCAAGCGCGGGGTCAAGGCCGGGGACCTGATCACAGGCATCGGCGGCAAGGGAGGCGGGCGTCCCAACCTTGCACAGGGCAGTCTCGCTGGAGATGTCAAGGAGGCGCTCGCAAAACTGCCAAAGGTCGTCGAAGGGAAATTGAAATAA
- a CDS encoding type II toxin-antitoxin system HicB family antitoxin, with translation MTRTLTAVIHKEDHWYVADCPEVGTVSQGQTVEEAIANLKEATELYLEEFPMPEINRPLLTTFDVATYA, from the coding sequence ATGACCAGAACCTTGACCGCCGTCATTCACAAGGAAGATCACTGGTACGTGGCGGACTGCCCCGAAGTGGGCACGGTCAGCCAGGGGCAAACTGTTGAAGAAGCCATTGCCAACTTAAAAGAAGCCACCGAATTGTATCTGGAAGAATTTCCCATGCCGGAGATCAACCGTCCCTTACTGACGACGTTCGACGTGGCAACCTATGCCTGA
- a CDS encoding DUF86 domain-containing protein — translation MSRDDTYLVDILESAKIALDYVFGKTWDQFYEDIQCQDAVVRRIEIIGEAARRVSEGTRNQHPQIPWREMTSMRNLVVHEYDVVDINQVWDTVQNKLPPLIKELAKIVPPE, via the coding sequence ATGTCGCGGGATGACACGTATTTGGTTGATATTCTCGAATCTGCCAAAATTGCATTGGATTATGTTTTCGGCAAAACCTGGGATCAGTTTTATGAAGATATCCAATGTCAGGATGCGGTGGTGCGGCGCATTGAAATAATCGGTGAAGCCGCGCGGCGGGTTTCAGAAGGAACACGGAATCAGCACCCGCAAATTCCGTGGCGTGAAATGACCAGCATGAGAAATCTGGTTGTTCACGAATATGATGTAGTGGACATTAATCAGGTTTGGGATACGGTTCAAAATAAACTTCCGCCTTTGATCAAAGAGTTAGCCAAAATCGTTCCTCCTGAATAA
- a CDS encoding PC4/YdbC family ssDNA-binding protein: MSEIKYEILKTIGILHTSASGWSKELNLISWNDREPKYDLRDWSADHTKMGKGVTLSKEELSALKELLNKIEP, from the coding sequence ATGTCCGAGATCAAATACGAAATACTCAAAACCATCGGCATCCTGCACACCTCCGCCTCCGGCTGGAGCAAGGAACTCAACCTCATCTCATGGAACGACCGCGAACCCAAATACGACCTGCGCGATTGGTCTGCAGATCACACCAAAATGGGCAAGGGGGTGACGTTGTCAAAAGAGGAGTTGTCCGCGCTGAAAGAGTTGTTGAACAAAATCGAGCCATGA